The following DNA comes from Vibrio gigantis.
TGCATTGAGTCGCTTTGATGTGACGATCAACCTTCGTCATAACGGCAAAATGATTCGTCAGTACCGCGCAGCTAAAACACAAGTTCAAGCAGAAAAGCGCATCGCTGCGGTATGTGGCAACCCTTTTGTGCGCCATATGCTTAAGATCGAGCTTGAGCATCAAGGCCTAAAACTTCATGGCTGGATCACCACGCCAGAAGGAGCAAGACAACAAAGCGATCTGCAATACTGCTATGTGAATGGCCGTATGATGCGCGACAAGCTGATCAATCACGCCATTCGCCAGAGCTATGAAACTAGCCTGCGTCCAGACCAATTCGCAACGTATGTGCTGTTCATTGAACTCGACCCACATCAAGTCGATGTGAATGTTCATCCTGCTAAACATGAAGTGCGTTTCCATCAAGCGCGCCTTGTGCATGACTTTATTTACCAAGCATTGAGTGATGGCTTAGCACAGAGTAAGCAGATCGATGCTGCGCCAATCAATCAATCAGCTTTTCATCAATCAGAAGTGATTCATCATCAGCAAGATAGTACGAGCTCTGTAGTTGATGGTGTTGCAAGTTTTACTGAGCCAGAAAACACGCTACCTAGTAATGCGGATCAAACCCAAGTTTCGGAGAGGGAGCGACACGCCATTGAGCAAACACCTTCCTACCCGAGAAAAGCCGAATCTGAGCAGGTTCATGATAAGCCTCAACACAGCGTTAATGACGGCGGGCGACACTATATTTCATCAACCAACTCAAGTTCATCTGCTGGCCGAAGCTCGTCTGCTAGTGAAAGCAGTTTTACCGGCTCTCCTCGCCAAGAGTGGATTGAGTCTCGACCTGCACCGAAGAAAGAAAAAGAACCACACCAACATCATGCTGAGCCAGCGCCCTCAAAGCGTGAAGTTAAGGCTTATAAAGAGCTTTTAAAAACGCCAGACTTTGATGAGCAGGTTGTACAGACTTCATCTCCTCAAGAGTATGTGGCACCAGTAGAAACCAGAGACAACATAGAAAATATAGAAAATAAAGAAGCTAAGCCTGCTCAACAGAATCCTGTTCATTCAAAGCCAAGAGTACCTGTGACGGACTTAGGCAAAGCCGTCTCGGTAGTGGAACGTCAGTATCTGGTGATGGGTAATAAGAACGGCAGTGTGTTGGTTTCTTTGGCTAAGGCTGAATTATTGCGTGTTGTTGGTCAGCTTGATACTCGAGGTGGCGCGTTAAAAAGCCAGCCACTATTGGTGCCCTTATCGATTAAGCTGGGTAGTGAACTTGTCGAAGTTGCGAAGACGCTGAGCCAAACATTGGCATTACTGGGGATTGAGCTTAAGGCGCGAAACAGTGAGGCGGTAATGGTGATGGGCGTGCCTTCTCCTTTAAGGCAGCAAAACTTACAAATTTTGATCCCAGATCTGTTATCTTACGCGGCTTCATTAAACGCTCAGATTGCTGATAATCACACGGCTAATGTTTCCAACGACCTGTTGCCATCATTGGTTAACTGGATCGGGATTCAAACGGCACAAGTAAAAAGCGACTACACTTTATCTGAAGCGGTTCAACTAGTTGGGGAACTTGAACAACTTTGGCATGGTCTACTTCCATTAGATGATCCAGAGTTTGTTAATCCTATCGACTTTTCAGCGACTATAGCCGCGTTTACGGTTTAACTTTTTCGCGACGACATTTGTCTTTTTAGCTGAATACGTCGCGACACAAAGCCCTTTGCTAAAAAGCGCTAAAACAGAGAAGCAAATACAAAATATCATGACTGAAAAATTACCTTTAGCGTTGTTTTTAATGGGCCCAACGGCATCAGGAAAAACAGATTTAGCTATCCGCTTACGTCAGAAATACCCAGTAGAGATCATCAGCGTCGATTCGGCACTTATCTACAAAGACATGGATATTGGTACCGCTAAACCGGATGCGGAAGAGCTTGCGCTCGCGCCTCATCGCTTGATTGATATTCTGGATCCAAGCGAAGCGTATTCTGCGGCAGATTTTCGTCGTGATGCGATCAATGAAATGAATAAGATTGTAGCGGAAGGCAAAATTCCGCTACTTGTTGGTGGCACAATGCTTTACTACAAAGCATTGTTGGAAGGTTTATCGCCATTACCAGCAGCGGATCAAGAGATTCGTAAGCAGATTGAAGCGGAATCTATCGAACAAGGTTGGCAGGCATTGCACGATCAATTAAGAGAGATAGATCCCGTATCCGCTGAAAGAATACACCCAAATGATCCACAAAGGCTTTCAAGGGCATTGGAAGTTTACCGAATTTCGGGTAAAACATTAACAGAGCTAACTCAAACGAAAGGCGATAGCCTGCCATTTCGTGTAAAACAATTTGCAATAGCTCCCAAGGAAAGGACTGAACTCCATCGTCGCATAGAGCTACGTTTCGAGAAGATGATAGAAGCGGGATTTGAAGATGAAATGAAGGCGTTGTACGCCAGAAAAGATCTTCACCCTGAATTGCCATCGATCCGATGCGTAGGTTATAGGCAGATGTGGGATTATTTAGACGGTAATTGTGATTTAGACGAAGCGGTTTTCCGTGGTGTCTGTGCAACCCGTCAGTTGGCCAAGCGACAAATCACCTGGTTGCGCAGTTGGGATGATTTAACTTGGTTAGATAGCGAAAACATTGATCAAGCGTTAGAAACTCTTTCAGATGCAATAGCATCTGATTAGTATTGCTGTGTATAATGTGATCGCTTTTGCGTGAATATACTCTGGAAAGGATCCGTTATTGAGGCTTTTAAAAAATCACAGCCTTTCAATAACAACGGAGTTTTTTTATTCATTTAGCTCAGATGCAAAGGCCGCACCTTTTTGTGCACCACTAGCTAAATAATTACAACAAAATACAAATAAGGAAAATAAAATGGCTAAGGGGCAATCGCTACAAGACCCATTCCTAAATGCACTCCGTCGTGAGCGCATTCCAGTCTCTATCTATCTTGTTAACGGCATTAAGCTGCAAGGTCAGATCGAGTCTTTCGATCAATTCGTGATCTTATTAAAGAACACAGTAAACCAAATGGTTTACAAGCATGCGATTTCTACTGTGGTACCTGCTCGTGCAGTTAGTCACCACAGCGGCGAGCAACGCACGCCATCTGATCGTCCAGAGAAGACTGAAGATTAATCGTTCAATTGATACAGCTTGCGCTGTAATAAGGAGTTGGTTGCTTGTTTGACCGTTATGAATCCGGCGAGCGAGCCGTACTTGTTCATATCAACTTCACGCAAGAGGGAGAATGGGAAGATCTAAGCGAATGTGAAATGCTGGTCTCCTCAGCGGGGGTAGAAACGCTACAAGTGATTACTGGTAGCCGACAATCCCCACTCCCTAAATACTACGTTGGAGAAGGTAAAGCCCTAGAAATCGCACAAGCTGTTCAGCTGACCGGTGCTGAAATTGTGATTTTTAACCACTCCCTCTCTCCTGCCCAAGAGCGAAACCTCGAGCAACTGTGTAAATGTCGTGTGATTGATCGCACGGGTTTGATCTTAGATATCTTTGCACAACGTGCGCGAACTCATGAAGGTAAGCTACAGGTTGAGCTCGCTCAGCTTCGTCATATCTCTACTCGATTGATTCGTGGTTGGACTCACCTTGAAAGGCAGAAAGGTGGTATTGGTCTTCGTGGTCCAGGTGAAACTCAGCTGGAAACCGATCGACGTTTGTTGCGTGACCGTATAAAGGCAATACTGCGTCGTTTAGCGAAAGTAGCTAAACAGCGTGAACAAGGACGACGTGCTCGTAATCGAGCTGAAATCCCAACAATTTCTTTGGTTGGTTATACCAACGCAGGGAAATCAACACTTTTCAATCGCATCACAAGTGCTGGTGTTTATGCGGCAGACCAACTGTTTGCAACCCTAGACCCAACATTACGTAAGATTGAATTGGCAGATGTCGGTCCTGCAATTCTCGCAGATACCGTAGGTTTTATCCGCCATCTACCACACGACTTGGTCGCTGCGTTCAAGGCAACATTACAAGAGACGCAGGAAGCTGACATTTTGTTACATGTTGTTGATGCCAGTGATGACCGTTTTCGTGAGAACATTCAGGCTGTTCATGAAGTATTAGAAGAAATTGATGCTCATGAAGTGCCAACCCTTGTAGTCATGAACAAAATTGACTGCATGGAAGACCAAAAACCTCGAATTGAAAGAGACGAAGAGGGCGCACCTCGCGCTGTTTGGGTTTCTGCAATGGAAGGAGAAGGTATTGAACTGCTGTTTGAAGCTTTAACTGAGCGTTTAGCTAGCCAGATGGTTCAATTCCGGTTGTGTATTCCACATCAACATCAGGGCCGTATTCGCAGCTTATTCTTCGAGATGAAATGTATTCAACAGGAAGAGTATGATGAAAATGGTAACTTGTTGATAGATATCCGAATGCAACAAATAGATTGGTCTAAACTTGAAAAAAGAGAAGGGGCGCTCTTAGGTGACTTTATCGTTACCAAAGAGACTGCTACAGTATAACGTCATATCAAATGATGGAGCTTTCTAATGGCGTGGAATGAGCCTGGAAATAACAACAACGGCGATAATAACGGCCGCGATAATGACCCTTGGGGTAATAAAAATAATCGCGGCGGCCGAGATCAAGGACCGCCAGATCTAGACGAAGTGTTTAGTAAACTAAGTCAAAAGTTAGGTGGCAAGTTTGGTAAAAAGGGTGGCAACGGTAACGGGCCATCTATTGGTGGTGGCGGTGCAATTGGCTTTGGTGTCATTGCCGTTATTGCTATTGCTATCTGGTTCTTCGCTGGTTTCTACACCGTTGGCGAAGCAGAAAGAGCAGTAGTACTTCGACTGGGTCAGTTCGACCGTATCGAAGAGCCTGGTCTTAACTGGCACCCTCGCTTCATCGATGAAATTAAAGGTGAGCAACTAGTAAACGTTCAAGCGATTCGTTCTTTACGCGCGTCAGGCACCATGCTGACCAAAGACGAAAACGTTGTTACCGTTGAAATGGGTGTTCAATACCGTGTTTCTGACCCGTACAAGTATTTGTATCGTGTAACGAATGCGGACGACAGTTTACGCCAAGCAACCGATTCTGCGCTTCGTGCGGTAATTGGTGACTCACTGATGGATAGTATCCTAACAAGTGGTCGTCAGCAGATTCGTCAAAGTACTCAAGAAACACTAAACCGCATTATCGATAGCTACGATATGGGTATTCTTATTGTTGACGTGAACTTCCAGTCAGCACGTCCACCAGAGCAAGTTAAAGATGCGTTTGATGACGCTATCGCGGCTCGTGAGGATGAAGAGCGTTTCGAGCGTGAAGCTGAAGCATACCGAAATGACATTCTTCCAAAAGCAACAGGTCGTGCTGAGCGTTTGAAGAAAGAAGCGGTTGGTTACTCAGAGCGAACAGTTAATGGTGCTCTAGGTCAAGTAGCTCAGTTCGAGAAACTGCTACCTGAATATCAAGCTGCGCCTGAAGTAACACGTAACCGTATGTATCTAGATACAATGGAGAAAGTGTACTCAAGCACATCGAAAGTCCTGATTGACTCTGAATCAAGCGGTAACTTGCTTTACCTACCAATTGATAAGCTAGGCGCGCAAGGTGGTTCTCAGTCGGGCACTCGCCCTGCAAAAGCACCATCAACTTACGATCAAATTGAATTAGAAAAACAAGCGGATCCAAAGTCTAGCACTCAAACTCGTTCAGACAGCTCACGTCAAGGGAGATACTAATAATGCGTAAGTTAATGATCCCTGTATTAGTTGTGACGATTGCCCTTCTATTGATGTCACTGTTTGTGATTCAAGAAGGCGAGCGTGGCATGGTAATTCGTTTTGGTCGAGTTCTCGATGACAACGGCGTATCACGAATCTATGAACCAGGCCTGCACTTTAAACTGCCACTGTTTGATCGCGTAAAAGTACTTGATGCGCGTATTCAAACTATGGATGGTCGTTCTGACCGTTTCGTAACATCAGAGAAAAAAGACGTTCTAATTGATACATACGCAAAATGGCGCATTGCTGATTTTGGACGTTTTTATCTGAGTACCGGCGGCGGCAATATCATGACGGCAGAAGCACTTCTTGAACGTAAAGTGACAGATGTTCTTCGTTCTGAAATTGGTTCTCGTGAAATCAAACAAATCGTATCAGGCCCTCGTAATAAAGATGTCCTGCCAGACTCTGCTGATAGCGAAGTCGTCACAACGGTAGCGGCTGCAGAAGCTCTAGAAGTTGATGGCGAACGCGATAAGATCATGGAAAACGTTTTGTCTGGAACGTCAGAAAGTGCGATGGCTGATTTAGGTGTTGAAGTTGTTGATTTCCGAATGAAGAAGATTAACCTTCCTGACGAAATCAGTGAATCTATCTACCGCCGTATGCGTGCTGAACGTGAATCGGTTGCTCGTAGACACCGTTCTCAAGGTCGTGAGCGTGCTGAAGTTATCCGTGCTCAAGCTGAGCTAGAAGTGGCAACAGTTCTTGCAGAAGCTGACCGTACAGCTCGAATCACTCGTGGTGATGCAGATGCAGAAGCAGCTAAGATCTACTCTGATGCTTTCAGCAAAGATCCTGAGTTCTACGGCTTCATGCGTTCATTGCAAGCTTATGAAACATCATTTAGCGATAAGAGCGACATTCTAGTACTGGATCCGAAGACTGATTTCTTCCAATACATGAATCAAGCAAGCGGCGCTCCAGCAAAGTAAGCTGATGCGTTAGTAAATGCTTAGCTCAACAAGCAAAATACGTTAACACTTAAAAGGCTCCCATAATGGGAGCCTTTTTGTTTTCTATTCGTTGAATACTGCCCATTGAATCTGCGAGGGAAGTCGTAGTAGCTCCGTACTTTAAGAAAACCTAGCGGTAGGTCATGAAAGCGATAACCGCTCCTGCCACTACAAGGCAACCGCCAATGCGACGCAGCTGCGTGTTCGGTTGTTCGCTCAGCTGTGCGACCATATTTCTCCAGCCACTCGGCGCAATCAAGGGCCCAAGCCCTTCAACGATAAGGACAAGCCCAATAGCGAGCCAAATTGATTGAGACATGCTTCTGCCTTTTGTCTATAAAAACACAATGATATCAGTATCTTTACACATCTGCGCTCGGATGTTGCTGGTTTATTTTTGTACAGCGTTAACGTTTATGAACAAAAAGTGACTGCAAGAAGTGTGATTCAGTGCTAGAATCCATTTTTAATTAGCAACAGAAATTGGAAAGATGGGAAATAACGTAGTCGTTCTAGGCACCCAATGGGGTGATGAAGGTAAAGGTAAAATCGTTGACCTTTTAACTGAAGATGCAAAATACGTGGTTCGCTACCAAGGCGGTCACAATGCAGGTCACACACTTGTAATTGACGGTGAAAAAACCGTTCTTCACTTAATTCCATCAGGTATCCTACGCAATAACGTTAAATGTGTTATTGGTAATGGTGTAGTATTATCGCCTGACGCACTTCTAAAAGAAATGAAGCCTCTTGAAGATCGCGGTATCCCAGTACGTGAGCGTCTTTTCATCTCTGAAGCTTGTCCTCTAATTCTTCCGTACCACATTGCAATCGACAACGCGCGTGAAATCGCTCGTGGCGCTAAAGCTATCGGTACAACGGGTCGTGGTATCGGTCCAGCTTACGAAGATAAAGTTGCTCGTCGCGGTCTACGCGTTGGTGACCTTTTCGATAAAGAAGCATTTGCTGAGAAGCTAAAAGAAGTTATGGAATTCCACAACTTCCAACTAGAGCACTTCTACAAAGCTGAAACAGTAAGCTACGAAGAAGTTCTTGAGCAAGCGATGAGCTACGCAGACATGTTAACTGCGATGGTTATCGACGTAACTGACGAACTAGACGCAGCACGTAAGCGCGGCGACAAGATCATGTTCGAAGGTGCTCAAGGTACGCTACTAGATATCGACCACGGTACTTACCCATACGTAACGTCTTCTAACACGACTGCTGGTGGTGTTGCTGCAGGTTCTGGTTTCGGTCCTCGTCACATCGGTTACATCCTTGGTATTACTAAGGCTTACTGTACTCGTGTTGGTTCAGGTCCATTCCCAACTGAGCTATACGATGGCCTTGAGAAGCAAGACCCAGTCGGTAAGCACCTAGGCGATGTTGGTCACGAGTTTGGCGCAACAACTGGTCGTCTACGTCGTACTGGTTGGTTCGATGCTGTTGCTATGCGTCGTGCAATCCAAATCAACTCTCTATCTGGTATGTGTCTAACTAAACTAGACGTTCTAGATGGCCTAGAAGAACTGAAAATCTGTACTGGTTACAAGATGAAAGATGGTTCTATCCTAGAAGTTTCTCCAATGGCTGCTGAGTCATTCGAAGAAGCGACGCCAATCTACGAAACAATGCCTGGTTGGTCTGAAAACACATTCGGTGCTAAATCTATCGACGCGCTTCCACAAGCTGCTCTAGATTACATCAAGCGTATTGAAGACCTAACTGGCGTTCCAATTGATATCGTATCAACTGGCCCAGATCGTAACGAAACTATCAT
Coding sequences within:
- the hflC gene encoding protease modulator HflC, with translation MRKLMIPVLVVTIALLLMSLFVIQEGERGMVIRFGRVLDDNGVSRIYEPGLHFKLPLFDRVKVLDARIQTMDGRSDRFVTSEKKDVLIDTYAKWRIADFGRFYLSTGGGNIMTAEALLERKVTDVLRSEIGSREIKQIVSGPRNKDVLPDSADSEVVTTVAAAEALEVDGERDKIMENVLSGTSESAMADLGVEVVDFRMKKINLPDEISESIYRRMRAERESVARRHRSQGRERAEVIRAQAELEVATVLAEADRTARITRGDADAEAAKIYSDAFSKDPEFYGFMRSLQAYETSFSDKSDILVLDPKTDFFQYMNQASGAPAK
- the miaA gene encoding tRNA (adenosine(37)-N6)-dimethylallyltransferase MiaA, which encodes MTEKLPLALFLMGPTASGKTDLAIRLRQKYPVEIISVDSALIYKDMDIGTAKPDAEELALAPHRLIDILDPSEAYSAADFRRDAINEMNKIVAEGKIPLLVGGTMLYYKALLEGLSPLPAADQEIRKQIEAESIEQGWQALHDQLREIDPVSAERIHPNDPQRLSRALEVYRISGKTLTELTQTKGDSLPFRVKQFAIAPKERTELHRRIELRFEKMIEAGFEDEMKALYARKDLHPELPSIRCVGYRQMWDYLDGNCDLDEAVFRGVCATRQLAKRQITWLRSWDDLTWLDSENIDQALETLSDAIASD
- a CDS encoding adenylosuccinate synthase, coding for MGNNVVVLGTQWGDEGKGKIVDLLTEDAKYVVRYQGGHNAGHTLVIDGEKTVLHLIPSGILRNNVKCVIGNGVVLSPDALLKEMKPLEDRGIPVRERLFISEACPLILPYHIAIDNAREIARGAKAIGTTGRGIGPAYEDKVARRGLRVGDLFDKEAFAEKLKEVMEFHNFQLEHFYKAETVSYEEVLEQAMSYADMLTAMVIDVTDELDAARKRGDKIMFEGAQGTLLDIDHGTYPYVTSSNTTAGGVAAGSGFGPRHIGYILGITKAYCTRVGSGPFPTELYDGLEKQDPVGKHLGDVGHEFGATTGRLRRTGWFDAVAMRRAIQINSLSGMCLTKLDVLDGLEELKICTGYKMKDGSILEVSPMAAESFEEATPIYETMPGWSENTFGAKSIDALPQAALDYIKRIEDLTGVPIDIVSTGPDRNETIIKVHPYGA
- a CDS encoding DUF2065 domain-containing protein — translated: MSQSIWLAIGLVLIVEGLGPLIAPSGWRNMVAQLSEQPNTQLRRIGGCLVVAGAVIAFMTYR
- the hflX gene encoding ribosome rescue GTPase HflX, yielding MFDRYESGERAVLVHINFTQEGEWEDLSECEMLVSSAGVETLQVITGSRQSPLPKYYVGEGKALEIAQAVQLTGAEIVIFNHSLSPAQERNLEQLCKCRVIDRTGLILDIFAQRARTHEGKLQVELAQLRHISTRLIRGWTHLERQKGGIGLRGPGETQLETDRRLLRDRIKAILRRLAKVAKQREQGRRARNRAEIPTISLVGYTNAGKSTLFNRITSAGVYAADQLFATLDPTLRKIELADVGPAILADTVGFIRHLPHDLVAAFKATLQETQEADILLHVVDASDDRFRENIQAVHEVLEEIDAHEVPTLVVMNKIDCMEDQKPRIERDEEGAPRAVWVSAMEGEGIELLFEALTERLASQMVQFRLCIPHQHQGRIRSLFFEMKCIQQEEYDENGNLLIDIRMQQIDWSKLEKREGALLGDFIVTKETATV
- the mutL gene encoding DNA mismatch repair endonuclease MutL gives rise to the protein MTIKILPARLANQIAAGEVVERPASVVKELVENSLDSGATRIDIDIEKGGAKMIRVRDNGKGIVKDELALALSRHATSKIHTLDDLEAIVSLGFRGEALASISSVARLTMTSRPATQDQAWAAHSEGRDMQVKLQPAAHPIGTSVEVLDLFFNTPARRKFLRTEKTEFTHIDELLKRIALSRFDVTINLRHNGKMIRQYRAAKTQVQAEKRIAAVCGNPFVRHMLKIELEHQGLKLHGWITTPEGARQQSDLQYCYVNGRMMRDKLINHAIRQSYETSLRPDQFATYVLFIELDPHQVDVNVHPAKHEVRFHQARLVHDFIYQALSDGLAQSKQIDAAPINQSAFHQSEVIHHQQDSTSSVVDGVASFTEPENTLPSNADQTQVSERERHAIEQTPSYPRKAESEQVHDKPQHSVNDGGRHYISSTNSSSSAGRSSSASESSFTGSPRQEWIESRPAPKKEKEPHQHHAEPAPSKREVKAYKELLKTPDFDEQVVQTSSPQEYVAPVETRDNIENIENKEAKPAQQNPVHSKPRVPVTDLGKAVSVVERQYLVMGNKNGSVLVSLAKAELLRVVGQLDTRGGALKSQPLLVPLSIKLGSELVEVAKTLSQTLALLGIELKARNSEAVMVMGVPSPLRQQNLQILIPDLLSYAASLNAQIADNHTANVSNDLLPSLVNWIGIQTAQVKSDYTLSEAVQLVGELEQLWHGLLPLDDPEFVNPIDFSATIAAFTV
- the hflK gene encoding FtsH protease activity modulator HflK, translated to MAWNEPGNNNNGDNNGRDNDPWGNKNNRGGRDQGPPDLDEVFSKLSQKLGGKFGKKGGNGNGPSIGGGGAIGFGVIAVIAIAIWFFAGFYTVGEAERAVVLRLGQFDRIEEPGLNWHPRFIDEIKGEQLVNVQAIRSLRASGTMLTKDENVVTVEMGVQYRVSDPYKYLYRVTNADDSLRQATDSALRAVIGDSLMDSILTSGRQQIRQSTQETLNRIIDSYDMGILIVDVNFQSARPPEQVKDAFDDAIAAREDEERFEREAEAYRNDILPKATGRAERLKKEAVGYSERTVNGALGQVAQFEKLLPEYQAAPEVTRNRMYLDTMEKVYSSTSKVLIDSESSGNLLYLPIDKLGAQGGSQSGTRPAKAPSTYDQIELEKQADPKSSTQTRSDSSRQGRY
- the hfq gene encoding RNA chaperone Hfq, giving the protein MAKGQSLQDPFLNALRRERIPVSIYLVNGIKLQGQIESFDQFVILLKNTVNQMVYKHAISTVVPARAVSHHSGEQRTPSDRPEKTED